The Streptomyces sp. NBC_00224 genome has a window encoding:
- a CDS encoding GlxA family transcriptional regulator, with protein MAQRSVLIVLFEDVQSLDVTGPMEVFTGAGHFAEAVGDEYLVRTATLDGGPVRSSSRLTLVPDFALAEAPEPHTLLVPGGRGTRAPDPALIAWLREHGPRAERLVSVCTGAELLAAAGLLDGRRATTHWAYCESLARRHPKVTVEPDPIYVRDGNVATSAGVTAGIDLSLALVEEDLGREAALTVARHLVVFLRRPGNQAQFSAQLSAQTARREPLREVQHWITEHPGEDLSVEALAARARLSPRHFARAFHAETGSTPGRYVERVRVEHARRLLEDTADGVEEISRACGYGTPEAMRRAFLKSLGTAPAEYRRRFHPAN; from the coding sequence ATGGCACAGAGATCCGTACTCATCGTCCTCTTCGAGGACGTCCAGAGCCTGGACGTCACCGGCCCCATGGAGGTCTTCACCGGGGCCGGCCACTTCGCCGAGGCCGTCGGCGACGAGTACCTCGTCCGCACCGCCACGCTGGACGGCGGCCCGGTCCGCAGCTCCAGCCGCCTCACCCTCGTCCCCGACTTCGCCCTGGCCGAGGCGCCCGAGCCGCACACCCTCCTGGTGCCGGGCGGCCGCGGCACCCGCGCCCCGGACCCGGCCCTGATCGCCTGGCTGCGCGAGCACGGACCCCGGGCCGAGCGGCTGGTCTCCGTCTGCACCGGGGCCGAGCTCCTCGCGGCGGCGGGGCTGCTCGACGGGCGCCGCGCGACCACCCACTGGGCGTACTGCGAGTCGCTCGCGCGCCGGCACCCGAAGGTCACCGTCGAGCCCGACCCCATCTACGTACGCGACGGGAACGTGGCCACCTCGGCGGGGGTGACGGCCGGGATCGACCTCTCCCTCGCGCTCGTCGAGGAGGACCTGGGGCGCGAGGCCGCGCTCACCGTGGCCCGGCACCTGGTGGTGTTCCTGCGCCGCCCCGGCAACCAGGCCCAGTTCAGCGCCCAGCTCTCCGCCCAGACCGCCCGGCGCGAGCCGCTGCGTGAGGTGCAGCACTGGATCACCGAGCACCCGGGCGAGGACCTCTCGGTGGAGGCGCTGGCCGCCCGTGCCCGGCTCTCGCCGCGCCACTTCGCCCGCGCCTTCCACGCCGAGACCGGCTCGACGCCCGGCCGCTATGTCGAGCGCGTCCGCGTCGAACACGCCCGGCGCCTGCTCGAAGACACCGCCGACGGAGTCGAGGAGATCTCCCGCGCCTGCGGCTACGGCACCCCCGAAGCCATGCGCCGCGCCTTCCTCAAGTCCCTCGGAACCGCCCCCGCCGAGTACCGGCGCCGGTTCCACCCCGCCAACTGA
- a CDS encoding HdeD family acid-resistance protein yields the protein MAAPATARDSRKLRRSFGRLTVLGAILALAGLVGLVYTGVATLTSMLLFGWLLLVGGVVGLMHAIQSRGGNFFWLGVVVAALNIAAGVVVIRRPEGSAEALTMFAALLFLTGGVFRLAGSVVVRGPQMGWTLLQGAFGVLLGVLVLASWPSSSRYVIGCFFSLGLLFDGLGLIALGVGGRRIVGLVTDARVDTDLGESESVSQTPPQAVAKPSGSDQGRFGR from the coding sequence ATGGCCGCACCCGCAACCGCCCGCGACAGCAGGAAGCTCCGCCGCAGTTTCGGACGACTGACCGTCCTCGGCGCGATCCTCGCGCTCGCGGGCCTGGTCGGTCTCGTCTACACGGGCGTGGCGACCCTCACCTCGATGCTCCTGTTCGGCTGGCTGCTGCTCGTGGGCGGCGTGGTCGGCCTGATGCACGCGATCCAGTCGCGCGGCGGGAACTTCTTCTGGCTCGGCGTGGTGGTCGCGGCCCTGAACATCGCGGCCGGTGTGGTGGTCATCCGCCGCCCCGAGGGCTCGGCCGAGGCGCTGACCATGTTCGCCGCGCTGCTCTTCCTCACCGGCGGGGTGTTCCGGCTCGCGGGCAGCGTGGTGGTGCGCGGGCCGCAGATGGGCTGGACGCTGCTGCAGGGCGCCTTCGGCGTGCTGCTCGGGGTGCTGGTGCTGGCGAGCTGGCCGAGCAGCAGCCGCTATGTGATCGGCTGCTTCTTCTCGCTCGGCCTGCTCTTCGACGGCCTGGGCCTGATCGCGCTCGGCGTCGGCGGTCGGCGGATCGTGGGCCTGGTGACGGACGCGCGGGTGGACACCGACCTCGGAGAGTCCGAATCCGTATCGCAGACACCCCCGCAAGCCGTGGCAAAGCCGTCAGGCAGTGATCAGGGGCGCTTTGGGAGGTGA
- a CDS encoding ATP-binding protein, which translates to MEIRGSVPPDAAPARPLPYEGVWRFTAPAIDASVPQARHAVRDLLRRQGVPIHDDLVQGLLLIVSELVTNAVKHAALLSPQVAVEVAIGAEWIRVSVEDNHPYRPKALETDYGQTGGRGLLLVREITCEAGGACDVEQTASGGKIIWVALPLAPVSGAVTSPRQAL; encoded by the coding sequence ATGGAGATCCGCGGGAGCGTGCCACCCGACGCCGCGCCGGCCAGGCCGCTCCCGTACGAGGGGGTCTGGCGCTTCACGGCCCCCGCCATCGACGCCTCGGTCCCACAGGCCCGGCACGCCGTACGCGACCTGCTCCGCCGGCAGGGCGTGCCCATCCACGACGACCTCGTCCAGGGCCTGCTCCTGATCGTCTCCGAACTGGTCACCAACGCGGTCAAGCACGCGGCCCTGCTCTCCCCGCAGGTGGCCGTGGAGGTCGCCATCGGCGCCGAGTGGATCCGGGTCTCGGTGGAGGACAACCACCCCTACCGCCCCAAGGCGCTGGAGACCGACTACGGGCAGACGGGCGGGCGCGGCCTGCTGCTGGTGCGCGAGATCACCTGCGAGGCGGGCGGGGCCTGCGACGTCGAGCAGACCGCGAGCGGCGGCAAGATCATCTGGGTGGCCCTGCCGCTGGCCCCGGTCTCCGGCGCGGTCACCAGCCCGCGGCAGGCCCTGTGA
- a CDS encoding cation diffusion facilitator family transporter has product MGAGHDHGHAHGGPAPTGTAAAAYRGRLRVALGITLGVMVVEIVGGLLADSLALVADAAHMATDALGLAMALLAIHFANRPAGHNRTFGYARAEILAALANCLLLLGVGGYVLYEAVQRFVEPADTSGPTTIIFGLIGLVANMVSLSLLVGGQQESLNVRGAFLEVLADALGSVAVLLSAVIIMTTGWQPADPIASLVIGLMIVPRTVKLLRETLNVLLEAAPKGVDMGEVRAHIVALPGVEDVHDLHAWTITSGMPVLSAHVVVSQEALDSVGHEKLLHDLQGCLGDHFDVEHCTFQLEPSGHAAHEAGLCH; this is encoded by the coding sequence ATGGGGGCTGGGCACGACCACGGGCACGCACACGGCGGACCGGCGCCCACCGGGACGGCCGCCGCGGCGTACAGGGGGCGGCTGCGGGTGGCCCTGGGCATCACGCTGGGCGTGATGGTGGTCGAGATCGTCGGCGGGCTGCTCGCGGACTCGCTGGCGCTGGTCGCGGACGCGGCGCACATGGCGACGGACGCCCTCGGGCTCGCGATGGCGCTGCTCGCCATCCACTTCGCCAACCGCCCGGCCGGCCACAACCGGACGTTCGGCTACGCCCGCGCCGAGATCCTGGCCGCGCTCGCCAACTGTCTGCTGCTGCTCGGTGTCGGTGGATACGTGCTGTACGAGGCGGTCCAGCGGTTCGTCGAACCGGCCGACACCTCGGGGCCGACGACGATCATTTTCGGCCTGATCGGTCTGGTCGCCAACATGGTCTCGCTCTCACTCCTGGTCGGCGGCCAGCAGGAGAGCCTCAATGTGCGCGGCGCTTTTCTGGAGGTGCTCGCGGACGCGCTCGGCTCCGTGGCCGTACTGCTCTCGGCCGTGATCATCATGACGACCGGCTGGCAGCCCGCCGACCCGATCGCCTCGCTGGTGATCGGCCTCATGATCGTCCCTCGTACGGTGAAGCTGCTGCGGGAGACGCTGAACGTGCTCCTGGAGGCCGCGCCCAAGGGCGTCGACATGGGCGAGGTGCGGGCGCACATCGTGGCCCTGCCGGGCGTCGAGGACGTCCATGACCTGCACGCCTGGACGATCACCTCCGGGATGCCGGTGCTCTCGGCCCATGTGGTGGTCAGCCAGGAGGCCCTGGACTCGGTGGGCCACGAGAAGCTGCTGCACGATCTGCAGGGCTGCCTGGGTGATCACTTCGATGTGGAGCACTGCACCTTCCAGCTGGAGCCGAGCGGCCACGCGGCCCACGAGGCCGGGCTCTGCCACTGA
- a CDS encoding enoyl-CoA hydratase/isomerase family protein — MEPQLEHTVADGVATVVISNPAKRNAMTAGMWRALPPLLDELAADRDVRALVLTGAGPTFCAGADISSLRAPGPGEDPRSLAVGAEEALAAFPKPTLAAVRGYCVGGGCQLAAACDLRFAEEGASFGITPARLGIVYASSSTRRLAALVGPSTAKYLLFSAELIDSARALRTGLVDEVLPAGELDKRVAEFTRVLAARSQLTQAAAKEFANGRTDRDAYWTEQARGSDDTAEGVAAFLERRAPRFGWTASD; from the coding sequence ATGGAGCCGCAGCTGGAGCACACCGTGGCGGACGGGGTGGCCACCGTCGTCATCAGCAACCCCGCCAAGCGCAACGCGATGACGGCCGGGATGTGGCGGGCGCTGCCGCCGCTGCTCGACGAGCTGGCCGCCGACCGGGACGTACGGGCCCTGGTGCTGACCGGTGCCGGGCCGACGTTCTGCGCGGGCGCGGACATCTCCTCGCTGCGCGCGCCCGGGCCGGGCGAGGACCCGCGGTCGCTCGCGGTGGGGGCCGAGGAGGCGCTCGCCGCCTTCCCCAAGCCGACGCTGGCCGCCGTGCGCGGCTACTGCGTGGGCGGCGGCTGTCAGCTCGCGGCCGCCTGTGATCTGCGCTTCGCGGAGGAGGGCGCCTCGTTCGGGATCACGCCCGCCAGGCTCGGCATCGTCTACGCCTCGTCCTCGACCCGGCGCCTGGCCGCCCTGGTGGGTCCCTCGACCGCCAAGTACCTGCTGTTCTCGGCCGAGTTGATCGACTCGGCGCGGGCGCTGCGGACCGGCCTGGTGGACGAGGTGCTGCCGGCCGGTGAACTGGACAAGCGGGTGGCCGAGTTCACCCGCGTCCTGGCCGCCCGCTCACAGCTGACCCAGGCGGCGGCCAAGGAGTTCGCGAACGGGCGCACCGACCGGGACGCCTACTGGACGGAGCAGGCGCGCGGCAGCGACGACACCGCCGAGGGCGTCGCCGCGTTCCTGGAGCGCAGGGCCCCGCGCTTCGGCTGGACCGCTTCGGACTGA
- a CDS encoding DJ-1/PfpI family protein, whose product MQIAILLYDRFTALDAIGPYEMLCRLPDAETVFVAEQAGPVINDRGSLRIVAEKTLDEVRTPDVVVVPGGPGTREILGNEALTGWLRAVDAGTTWTTSVCTGSLLLAAAGLLKGRRATTHWLAYDALAALGAEPTGERVVTDGKYLTAAGVSSGIDMGLTLVGRLAGDEFAQAVQLLTEYDPQPPYDAGSPDKAPAELVARLRSGGHAVVE is encoded by the coding sequence ATGCAGATCGCCATCCTGCTCTACGACCGCTTCACCGCCCTGGACGCCATCGGCCCGTACGAGATGCTCTGCCGCCTGCCCGACGCCGAGACGGTCTTCGTCGCCGAGCAGGCCGGTCCGGTGATCAACGACAGGGGCAGCCTGCGCATCGTCGCCGAGAAGACCCTCGACGAGGTGCGCACCCCGGACGTCGTGGTCGTCCCGGGCGGCCCCGGCACCCGGGAGATCCTCGGCAACGAGGCCCTGACCGGTTGGCTGCGCGCGGTCGACGCCGGCACCACCTGGACGACGTCGGTGTGCACCGGCTCGCTGCTGCTCGCGGCGGCCGGGCTGCTGAAGGGCCGGCGCGCCACCACGCACTGGCTCGCCTACGACGCCCTGGCCGCGCTCGGTGCCGAGCCGACCGGCGAGCGGGTGGTGACCGACGGCAAGTACCTCACCGCCGCCGGGGTCTCCTCCGGCATCGACATGGGGCTCACCCTGGTCGGCCGCCTCGCCGGCGACGAGTTCGCGCAGGCCGTGCAGCTGCTGACCGAGTACGACCCGCAGCCGCCCTACGACGCGGGCTCGCCCGACAAGGCCCCGGCGGAGCTGGTGGCCAGGCTGCGCTCGGGGGGCCACGCCGTCGTGGAGTGA
- the idi gene encoding isopentenyl-diphosphate Delta-isomerase, whose protein sequence is MPTTPATTANSSSNGTAEEIMLELVDESGNTIGTAEKLSAHQAPGKLHRAFSVFLFDPAGKLLLQRRALGKYHSPGVWSNTCCGHPYPGESPFAAAARRTYEELGVSPSLLAEAGTVRYNHPDPDSGLVEQEYNHLFVGLVQSPVLPDPEEVYETAFVSPQELAALHERAPFSAWFMTVLDAARPAVRELTGPAAGW, encoded by the coding sequence ATGCCGACCACACCAGCCACTACGGCGAACAGCTCGTCGAACGGGACCGCCGAAGAGATCATGCTCGAACTGGTCGACGAGAGCGGCAACACCATCGGCACCGCGGAGAAGCTCTCCGCCCACCAGGCCCCCGGCAAGCTGCACCGGGCGTTCTCCGTCTTCCTCTTCGACCCGGCGGGCAAGCTGCTGCTCCAGCGCCGCGCGCTCGGCAAGTACCACTCCCCCGGCGTCTGGTCGAACACCTGCTGCGGACACCCCTACCCCGGCGAGTCCCCCTTCGCGGCGGCCGCCCGGCGTACCTACGAGGAGCTGGGCGTCTCGCCCTCGCTGCTCGCCGAGGCGGGCACGGTCCGCTACAACCACCCGGACCCGGACTCGGGCCTGGTGGAGCAGGAGTACAACCACCTCTTCGTCGGCCTGGTGCAGTCGCCCGTGCTGCCGGACCCGGAGGAGGTCTACGAGACCGCCTTCGTCTCCCCGCAGGAGCTGGCCGCGCTGCACGAGCGGGCGCCCTTCTCCGCGTGGTTCATGACGGTCCTGGACGCGGCCCGGCCCGCGGTCAGGGAGCTCACAGGGCCTGCCGCGGGCTGGTGA